A window from uncultured Desulfobacter sp. encodes these proteins:
- a CDS encoding response regulator, producing MMENKKILIVDDEPPILRLLSQLFTKAGYDVSTAENAQDALKIIEESNIMVMFFDLNMPVMNGMELCKKVKSLKPMSIIYAITGYASLFQLSECLDVGFEDYFKKPVNVSTLLKTAESAFEKVNRWKKM from the coding sequence ATGATGGAAAATAAAAAAATATTAATCGTTGATGACGAGCCCCCCATTTTAAGATTGCTGTCTCAATTATTTACCAAGGCAGGTTACGACGTTTCCACCGCAGAGAATGCCCAGGATGCATTAAAAATTATCGAAGAGAGTAACATCATGGTCATGTTTTTTGATTTAAATATGCCGGTGATGAACGGTATGGAACTATGCAAGAAGGTAAAAAGCCTTAAGCCCATGTCTATCATTTATGCCATTACCGGCTATGCCTCCTTATTTCAACTGTCGGAATGTCTTGATGTCGGCTTTGAAGATTATTTTAAAAAGCCTGTGAATGTATCGACCCTGTTGAAAACGGCAGAATCGGCATTTGAAAAAGTCAACCGCTGGAAAAAAATGTAA